The following DNA comes from Nicotiana sylvestris chromosome 10, ASM39365v2, whole genome shotgun sequence.
TGAGAGAGAAGCGAGGGTTTGGAAAGAAAAGCAATGTAAGAAAGggttaaaatttattttcatgttaattttaatagagtagtggctatttttgctcaATATTAGAATTGCgggataaaaaataaataccatCTTAAATAGTGACTACCTCACGCCATTTTTACTATATATGCAAGAAGTTGTTTCTACGATTTGAACCTGTAATCTCCTGGTCACAAGAAATATAAAATAGGGAGCAAAGGCCATGGCAACTTCGTGAGACGATAAAGGAAGAAGTGGGGGCAATCTATAGCAAAAAAAAGTGTAGAAGATACATAGTGGCCGCACGGATAAAAATATTTATAGCTCCTAACCAATATACATATACTATACACTAATTATATAGAATATATACCTTTATGGCTATATTCTTAAAGGgatttttacacaaatagccggccatattaattgtttactttttctagccatatacatagattatacattgattatacacAATTACACACatttaatacataaattatgcatataaTATACATTCGctggctatttttagtttaagttgTAGGGTGGgcggctatttgggttaattcttcatttttaaataaatgactatttaaattaatttctcaTAATTTTATTATCTTGGGGTGGCCATATTTTTAATGAGCGATTTGTTCAATTAATATGCAGATCACTTGATATCTTTCTATTGATATACATGCAAATGCACATCGACAAAGGACATAATTGACTTTTTTTTCCATAAACTTGATTCGCTGTTTACTTTTTCTAACCAATATATAAATTATaagataaaatacaaaaaaattggcCGATCAATCAAAACTAATTGCATTCGCtagacaaaaatattaaaagatatattatatgtatatgataCACATATATACAAAACTTAAACATTTTATTGGCTATTTATTTTTAGAAGCggctaaaaatatatatttctttATTAAATAGTGATTTTGTAAGACGATAAAGCTAAAAGTGGGCCAAAATAGCACGGGTTAACCAGTTTTCGGactatatacaaaaatattaaaatatatattatatgtatatgataCACATATATACAAAACTTAAACGTTTTATTGGCTATTTATTTTTAGAAGCggctaaaaatatatatttctctATTAAATAGTGATTTTGTGAGACGATAAAGTAAAAAATGGACCAAAATAGTACGGGTTAGCCAGTATTcggactggtaattgaaaaatagccagtatttacaaagtcattaaaaaatagccactattttactgcgacacggaaagttccagtataataaaGTGGAGATtggtgcacatgtgtatgaacttccagcatattatgctggaactctaacacacggaaagttccagggagaaatttaaaaatagccagatttataagtggtcattcaaaaatagccacagttttaaaggtaatcgaaatttagccacttttcatgcaaagatagatctgaacgaaaacactgttcaaaatccaaaaaaatactccaacataatatactggagttccagtataatataacggtccagcataatatactggagtttggagcaccagtgctccagtcttcagtatattatactggagccagcaaagtataccaatccagcataatatgctggaagttcatacacaggtgcaccgacctccagtatattatgctgaagcgatctctgttgcagcaaaatagtgtctatttttcaatgacttggcaaacaatggctatttttgaatgactaatccgaaaactggctagaccgtgctattttaataAAGTTCCAACACTAGAGATTGAAGCACATGTATATAAacttccaatatattatgctggaagtctagtatattatgctggaatattttctgaattttgaaacagtgtttttgttcaaatCTATCTTTATagaaaaagtggctaaatttcgattacttttgaaatagtggctatttttcaatctcttgtaaatctggctatttttgaatttcattggGCTGGCCATATTTTGAAGGCTCATAAGCCCAATAAACAAAGACATCATTAATCATATTAATCCCTATTTCACCATCTTAAACAAACTTCCCCCGCTAGGGTTTTGCTGTCTTCACAGAAACGCCGAGAGAGAAAGAGAGTAAAGCAAAATGAAGACAATACTCTCATCAGAAACAATGGACATCCCAGATGGGGTAAACATTAAAGTAAAAGCAAAGCAAATAGAAGTAGAAGGACCAAGAGGAAAACTCACTAGAAATTTCAAGCATTTAAATCTTGATTTTCAGCTCATTAAAGATGAAGAAACAGGCAAAAAAAAGCTCAAGATTGATGCTTGGTTTGGTTCACGTAAGACTACTGCTGCAATCCGTACAGCACTTAGTCATGTTGAGAATTTGATCACTGGTGTCACTAAAGGGTACCGTTACAAGATGCGTTTTGTGTATGCTCATTTTCCTATCAATGCGTCGATTAGTGGTGGGAATAAGGCCATTGAGATCAGGAATTTCCTTGGCGAGAAGAGGGTAtaatttctttctctcttttttgttttgtaGTCTTTGTTTTTGTTAGTATTAAGTGGGTTTTTATGATCTGATTAAAAtgctggtttgtttttgtttgtttaacTGTGATGTTGGTACTTTTAAATGTTTGATTATACATGGTGCTGTTGTGTATTAATTTTAACATTAGGAATGTTCATCTAATTTCGTTCTGGGAAATAAATAAGCTTCTCGACTCTCgagtgtgtttggtatgaaggaaagtGTTTTCATGAATTTTAGTTTTTGTGAACATTAATTTTTTACATTTACAGGATAATTTTCATGTGTTTGGTTAGATATAAATATTGCTTACACATGATTATCCTGTGTGAGCTTGCTCTGTTCCCAAGGTTGGATGAAGTAGGAGGATTACGGTAGATTGATAATCATCCTAAAGCTAGTTAAACTATAAATCTATGATGAATAAGCAGCTGGAATAGTTCATTTGGTTAGAGCGTGTGGCTGTTAACCACAAGATTGAAGGTTCAAGCCCTCCTTCTAGCaatggtatgttcggacggggtcctgcgggggctcgggtgagttccggaGTGATTTCGGATCATTTTCCTCATATTGGTATCGGTGGTTTCTCTGATTTCTGGCGCTGGGTTATTAGTCATCGCGATCGCGGAGGAgtatcgcgatcgcgaagagtattATGGGGCCACTGGTGGTTTAGTCATTGCGGTCGCGTCAGGAGGAGTGCGTTCGCAAAAGTTTGAGCGGGTTGCTCTATGCGTTGCGATAGTGGTACCGCGTTCGCGTTAAGAAGCTGTGGATTGGTGGAGTTGTTGTTGTGTAGGTTAAGGGATAATCATACTGTTGTTGGTCATATACTTGTATTAACGATGAATAACAATGGGTAAGTGTTGATTAAAGTAAGAGATATGTAGTAAGAGAACAATGGAAAATGACTTCTCTCGCTAATAGAGGGAATTAATATATTTTCCTTGGAGGAAAGCTTTTCCACAATTGAAGATatgtggaaaatattttccaaaaaacaTTTAATGTCGTACCAAAGACACTTGATATGGGCTTTTCTGCTCAGGGATAGGTTTCAAATAGCAGAGGCAAAAAGCATTGAGAAGtatttagtgggcgtttggacataagaattgtaaaattcgaaAATAGGGGAAAaaaatttcaagtgaaaatggtatttgaaatttagagttgtgtttggacataaatataattttgggttgtttttgaagttttgttagtgatttgagtgaaaattttgaaaaatggctTTTTAGAGTTTtctaaattttcgaaaatttccaaaatgcattttcaagtgaaaattggaaaTTATATGAACAAACTGCTtttgaaagaaagtgaaatttttttggaaaaaagggaaaaatttcttatgtccaaacgggctcttaacaACTCTGGTGCCTTTAGTTCATGCTGCTTGTTGTGTGGACTATATCCGTCTTCTCATAAGCATGTGGAGATCATCGCAAGACTAATATTGATGGATTTAAGTGTCCCTTTCATGGTTTATAGTGTACATGATTTATCTGCAATGAGCTTCAATGTGCTTTACTTTTGCTGATTTTTTTGTTTAAGATTATACAGGAATGTACTAAGACAATTACTTGATACTTTTTAGAGGATGCTTTCTTAGTTTTTCtctaattcccccccccccctcttggtCATAGTTAAAGGGAAGTCTTCCTAGAATGATTCATATGTTTGTCTACTCTTGTCTTCTAGCACTAGATAATGTAGAATCTATTGCCCTTTGCTTGGAAACTGATATTCTTATATTAAATGTAAAAAACTTCCCTTATCACTGGTATTCACTATGCATTTGCTTGTAATGATCTTGTTTGAATGTGGTGATCCTCAATACACTGCTGTCTCACATGTCAGCATGATGGATATTTAAATAACCTTGAGATCGTATAATTTGTTTTTGCTCTTGCACTTATTATGGGCATTTCTCAAGTGTAGAGCAATAAGAGACCGACTTGTTTGCTGTGATTTTCAGGTGAGGAAAGTCGATATGCTTGAAGGGGTTACTGTTGTCCGCTCAGAAAAAGTTAAGGATGAGTTGGTATTGGACGGAAATGACATTGAACTTGTCTCACGATCTGCTGCCCTCATTAACCAAGTAAACCTCCATTTCTTTGCTATTCTTTTAGATATCACCCTATTTCCGTAATATGTGTTTACTCTCTATAGTGAATATCAAGATCTTGCATATTAAGGTcatatattgttttttttttgttttggggACAGAAATGCCATGTGAAGAACAAAGATATCCGTAAGTTCCTTGATGGTATCTATGTCAGCGAGAAGGGAAGAATAGTTGAGGAAGAGTAAGTAGTTAGCAGTATACCGCTCTTGGTCTGTTTGTTTTCCCTATTTTTGGTTAAGAGTTGAGGTTATATTGGGATCCCTTGCAAATTTGTTTTGAGTTATATCAACACTTTTGATTGTA
Coding sequences within:
- the LOC104232635 gene encoding large ribosomal subunit protein uL6z/uL6y-like; the encoded protein is MKTILSSETMDIPDGVNIKVKAKQIEVEGPRGKLTRNFKHLNLDFQLIKDEETGKKKLKIDAWFGSRKTTAAIRTALSHVENLITGVTKGYRYKMRFVYAHFPINASISGGNKAIEIRNFLGEKRVRKVDMLEGVTVVRSEKVKDELVLDGNDIELVSRSAALINQKCHVKNKDIRKFLDGIYVSEKGRIVEEE